From one Humulus lupulus chromosome 8, drHumLupu1.1, whole genome shotgun sequence genomic stretch:
- the LOC133794887 gene encoding aspartic proteinase-like codes for MGTNISAIVLSLLVSTLLFSLVSSASNDGLLRIGLKKVKADLNTMTAAQLDSKKAEALRASIRKYHLGGENLGDSADADIVSLKNYLDAQYYGEIGIGTPPQKFTVIFDTGSSNLWVPSAKCYFSIACYFHAKYKSSQSKTYRKNGKPASIQYGSGAVSGFFSYDDVKVGDLVVKDQEFIETTGEPGATFLLAKFDGLLGLGFQEISVGDAVPVWYNMVKQGLVKEPVFSFWLNRKTEEEEEGGEIVFGGVDPKHFKGKHTYVPVSRKGYWQFDMGDVLIGGKSTGYCGRGCSAIADSGTSLLAGPTTVITMINHAIGASGVASKECKAVVQQYGQNIIDLLLAQVESKKVCSQIGLCTFDGTKGVSAGIESVVDEKNGKFSSILGDASCSACEMAVAWMQNQLMQNQTQERILNYVNELCDRMPSANGESTVDCGSLSSMPKISFTIADKVFDLRPEEYILKVGEGAQAQCISGFTGLDVPPPRGPLWILGDIFMGRYHTVFDYGNLRVGFAQAA; via the exons ATGGGAACCAACATTAGCGCAATTGTGTTGTCTCTCCTCGTTTCCACATTGTTATTCTCTCTTGTGTCCTCTGCATCCAATGATGGCTTGCTTAGAATTGGACTGAAAAAGGTGAAAGCGGATCTCAACACCATGACGGCTGCACAGCTTGATTCCAAGAAGGCAGAGGCTTTGAGAGCTTCCATTAGAAAGTATCATCTAGGTGGTGAGAATCTTGGGGACTCTGCGGATGCTGATATTGTTTCGTTAAAGAACTACTTGGATGCTCAGTACTATGGTGAGATTGGAATTGGTACCCCTCCTCAGAAGTTCACTGTCATTTTTGACACTGGAAGCTCGAATCTCTGGGTCCCGTCAGCAAAGTGCTATTTCTCC ATTGCTTGTTATTTCCATGCCAAGTATAAATCAAGCCAATCGAAAACATACAGGAAAAATG GGAAACCTGCTTCCATTCAGTATGGGAGTGGAGCTGTTTCAGGTTTCTTTAGTTATGATGATGTCAAAGTAGGTGACCTAGTTGTAAAGGATCAG GAATTTATTGAGACAACTGGGGAGCCTGGTGCCACATTTCTGCTTGCCAAGTTTGATGGGCTACTGGGGCTTGGATTTCAAGAGATTTCAGTTGGAGATGCTGTTCCAGTATG gtACAACATGGTTAAGCAAGGTCTTGTCAAGGAACCTGTGTTTTCCTTTTGGCTCAATCGTAagacagaagaagaagaagaagggggtgAAATTGTGTTTGGTGGTGTTGATCCAAAACACTTCAAGGGAAAGCACACGTACGTTCCTGTATCACGAAAAGGATATTGGCAG TTTGACATGGGTGATGTTCTTATTGGCGGTAAATCGACTG GATACTGTGGTCGTGGCTGTTCAGCTATTGCTGATTCTGGAACTTCTCTGTTGGCTGGTCCAACG ACTGTAATTACCATGATAAACCATGCCATTGGAGCCTCTGGAGTTGCAAGTAAGGAGTGCAAAGCTGTGGTTCAACAGTATGGACAAAACATTATAGATTTGCTCTTGGCACAG GTGGAATCTAAGAAGGTCTGCTCCCAAATTGGATTGTGCACCTTTGATGGTACTAAAGGTGTAAG TGCTGGCATTGAGAGTGTGGTGGATGAGAAGAATGGCAAGTTTTCCAGCATTCTTGGTGATGCCTCGTGCTCTGCTTGTGAGATGGCAGTTGCGTGGATGCAAAACCAGTTAATGCAAAATCAGACACAAGAGCGCATATTGAACTATGTCAATGAG CTCTGTGACCGAATGCCAAGTGCTAATGGAGAATCAACTGTAGACTGTGGAAGCCTGTCTTCGATGCCCAAAATTTCTTTTACCATTGCTGATAAAGTCTTTGACTTGCGACCAGAGGAG TACATACTCAAGGTGGGTGAGGGTGCTCAAGCTCAGTGCATCAGCGGGTTCACTGGTCTGGATGTTCCTCCTCCTCGTGGACCTCTCTG GATTTTGGGAGATATCTTCATGGGTAGGTATCACACCGTCTTTGATTATGGCAACCTAAGAGTTGGGTTTGCACAGGCAGCATAA